Below is a window of Microbacterium saperdae DNA.
TCTCCCTCGCCGTGCTCTGGGCGCTCATCCCCGGAGTGTTCGCCCCCGGCGACCCGCTGACCGGCACCCCCGCCGACAAGCTCCTCCCGCCCAGCGCGGCGCATTGGTTCGGCACGGACACGCTCGGGCGTGATCTGTTCGGCCGTGTCGTGCACGGGGCGGTGCACTCGCTCTCCGGAGCGCTCATCGCCGTCACCGTCGGGCTCGCGCTCGGCACGCTGCTCGGCGCGATCGCCGGAGCGCTGGGCGGCGTCGTCGACGACGTGCTGATGCGCATCGTCGACGTGCTGCTGGCCATCCCCGGCCTGCTTCTCTCGCTCTCGGTGATCATCCTGCTCGGCTTCGGGACCGTGAATGCGGCGATCGCGGTCGGCCTGGGCAGCATCGCGGCCTTCGCCCGGCTCATGCGCGCCGAGGTCGCGCGTGTGCGACGCACCGAGTACGTCGAGGCCGCCTACGGCAGCGGCGCGACGTTCTTCACCGTGCTGCGTCGGCATGTGCTCCCGAACTCGCTCACCCCGATCGTCGCGCTCGCCGCGTTGCAGTTCGGCAGCGCGATCCTGGCGATCTCCACGCTCGGCTTCCTCGGCTACGGCGCGCCGCCGCCCACTCCGGAGTGGGGCCTTCTCATCGCCGACGGACGCAACTACATCGGGACGGCCTGGTGGTTGACCGCGCTCCCCGGCCTCGTCGTCGTGGCGGTCGTCCTGAGCGCCAACCGCATCAGCCACCGGATCGGAAGGGCGGCCCGATGAGTGTTCTCGCGGTCCAGGACCTGCGGGTCTCCTACGCCACCCGTACGGGGCAGCGTGATGTCGTGCACGGCGTCTCGTTCGAGATCGGCGAGGGCGAGACCCTGGCGCTGGTCGGGGAGTCGGGGTCGGGCAAGTCCACCACGGCGCATGCACTGCTCGGGCTGCTGCCCGCCGGTGGGCGTGTCGAGGGCGGCAGCGTGCGACTGGGCGAGCTGGAGATCGCGGGGTGGACGGATCGCGCGCTGCGCAGCATCCGCGGACCCGAGATCGGCCTGGTGCCGCAGGACCCGACCACCTCGCTCGACCCCGTGCGCACGATCGGTGCGCAGGTCGAGGAGATCCTCCGGCTGCACGGCCATCGCGACCGACGCTCCCGGCGTGCGCGGGCCATCGAGCTGCTCGACCGCGTCGGCATCGACGACCCCGACCTGCGCGCACGGCAGTATCCGCATGAGCTGTCCGGCGGCATGCGCCAGCGGGTGCTGATCGCCACCGCGATCGCCCTGCGGCCGCGACTGCTGATCGCGGACGAGCCGACCAGCGCGCTGGATGCGACCGTGCAGCGCCGCGTGCTCGACCTGCTCGACGAGCTGCGCCAGGAGGAGGGCACGAGCATCCTGCTGGTCACCCACGACCTGGGCGTCGCGGCCGACCGTGCGCAGCGCCTGGTCGTGCTCAAGGACGGCCGCATCGTCGAACAGGGCGCGAGTGCGGATGTGCTGGCCGCGCCGAGCGACGGCTACACGCGGCAGCTGCTCGCCGATGCGCCGGCGTTCACGACCGGTTTCCGTCGCCCGGAAGCACCGCCGTTCCTGCGGGATGCGGCCGCGGTCGCCGCCGAGAACCCCTATGCGATCGTGGCCGAGGGCCTGGTCAAGGAGTTCTCGGTCGCCGGACGCGAGCGCTTCTGCGCCGTGGACGACGTGTCGTTCCGTGTGCGGCGGGGGACGACACACGCGCTGGTGGGGGAGTCCGGGTCCGGCAAGACGACCACGGCACGCCTCGTGACGCGCTTCCACCGTCCGGATGCCGGCTCGATCCAGGTCGACGGCGACGATGTGACCACCGCATCGAGAAAGCAGCTGCGTGCGCTGCGGCGGCGCATCCAGCTCGTCTACCAGAACCCGTTCGCCTCTCTCGATCCGCGTCAGCAGATCGTCGACATCATCGCCGAGCCGCTGCAGAACTTCGGCGTGGGTTCGCGCAAGGAACGGCAGCAGCGCGCACTCGCCCTGATCGATCGGGTGTCGCTGCCCTCCGACGTCGCGCAGCGCACCCCGCGCGAGCTCTCGGGCGGCCAGCGCCAGCGGGTCGCGATCGCCCGCGCCCTGGCGATCGATCCCGAGATCGTGGTGCTCGACGAGGCCGTGTCCGCGCTGGACGTGACGGTGCAGGCCCGCATCCTCGAGCTGCTCACCTCGCTGCAGGACGAGCTCGGACTCACCTACCTGTTCATCTCGCACGACCTCGCCGTCGTGCGGAGGATCAGCCACACGGTCTCGGTCATGCGCCGTGGCCGGATCGTCGAGGAAGGGGTCACGGAAGAGCTCTTCCACGCCCCGCAGCACGACTACACCAGGGAGCTGCTCGCCGCGGTTCCCGGACGAACGGAGGTCTCCCGATGAGCGCACCGTCCATCGCGTTCTTCACGCGCCTGCTCGACGATGCCGCACCCGCGGAGCGCTACGCCCTCGCGACCGCGCAGATCCAGCAGGCCGAGCGCCACGGCATCGGCCGCGCCTGGGTCGCGCAGCATCATTTCCATGCCGCGGAGGGAGGGCTCCCCTCACCGCTGGTGTTCCTCGCGCACGTCGCGGCGCAGACGTCCCGCATCCGCCTGGGCACGGGGGTCATCACGCTCTCGATCGAAGATCCGGTGCGGGTCGCGGAGGATGCGACGGTCGCCGATCTGCTCTCCGGTGGACGCCTGGATCTCGGCCTCGGCAGCGGGGGCACCCCCTCGTCGTTCTCTCCTTTCGGGGAGGACGTGCGCGACAAGGCGGTCACCTACGACCGCAAGCTCGGCGTGCTGCTCGACGCTCTGGGAGGACGCGACATCGGCGAGGGCAACGCCCTCTACCCGGACGCGTCCACGCTCGAGGAGCGCATCTGGCAGGCGACGTTCTCCGTGCCGGGTGGGCATCGCGCCGGCGTGCACGGCCACGGACTGCTGCTGTCGCGCACGCAGCCGCGTCGGGCCGACGCCCTGCACGCCCCCCTCTCGGCGTTGCAGGAGCCGATCGTCGACGCGTACCTGGAAGCCCTGCCCGCGGGCGTGGCTCCGCGGATCACGGCCTCGCGCACGGTGTTCGTGGCCGACGATCGCGCCGAGGCGCTGCGCTTCGCCGAGGTCGGACTGCGCCGCGCGGCCGAGGGCTTCCGGCGGCAGGGGCAGACGATCCCCGGCGACGACAGCATCGAGGAGCTGATCACTGCGCTGGACACGCATCTGGGCACGCCGGAGCAGGTCGCCGAGTCGCTCGCTGCGGATGCCACGCTCGACCGCGCCACGGAGGTCGCCTTCCAGGTGCACTCGGTCGACGCTCCGCATGAGCAGGTGCTGCGCTCGATCGAGCTCTTCGCGGAGCAGGTCGCTCCGGCACTCGGCTACACCGTGAACCCCACACTCAAGGAGAAGGCATGACACACGACATCGTCGATCAGATCGCGGGGGTGACGCCGGAGCTCGACGCTCTGCGCCGTCGCCGGCCGGTCACGAGGGAGCAGCTGCAGGCGAGCTTTGACGCCCTCTTCCGGCCGGTCTCGGCGGAGCACGTCTCGCAGGAGGAGCGCGAGCTGATCGCCGCCTTCGCGACGAGCCTCGCCGGGAGCACGGACGAGACCGCCGCGTTCTACGCGGACCGCGCGCGGCACGCAGACCCCGAGCGCGCGGACGTCGT
It encodes the following:
- a CDS encoding ABC transporter permease; this translates as MTVPVLTPRPATDEQTPAPGEAAPASPRRIRRLRGRSWGLYLAVAVVSLAVLWALIPGVFAPGDPLTGTPADKLLPPSAAHWFGTDTLGRDLFGRVVHGAVHSLSGALIAVTVGLALGTLLGAIAGALGGVVDDVLMRIVDVLLAIPGLLLSLSVIILLGFGTVNAAIAVGLGSIAAFARLMRAEVARVRRTEYVEAAYGSGATFFTVLRRHVLPNSLTPIVALAALQFGSAILAISTLGFLGYGAPPPTPEWGLLIADGRNYIGTAWWLTALPGLVVVAVVLSANRISHRIGRAAR
- a CDS encoding dipeptide ABC transporter ATP-binding protein, producing the protein MSVLAVQDLRVSYATRTGQRDVVHGVSFEIGEGETLALVGESGSGKSTTAHALLGLLPAGGRVEGGSVRLGELEIAGWTDRALRSIRGPEIGLVPQDPTTSLDPVRTIGAQVEEILRLHGHRDRRSRRARAIELLDRVGIDDPDLRARQYPHELSGGMRQRVLIATAIALRPRLLIADEPTSALDATVQRRVLDLLDELRQEEGTSILLVTHDLGVAADRAQRLVVLKDGRIVEQGASADVLAAPSDGYTRQLLADAPAFTTGFRRPEAPPFLRDAAAVAAENPYAIVAEGLVKEFSVAGRERFCAVDDVSFRVRRGTTHALVGESGSGKTTTARLVTRFHRPDAGSIQVDGDDVTTASRKQLRALRRRIQLVYQNPFASLDPRQQIVDIIAEPLQNFGVGSRKERQQRALALIDRVSLPSDVAQRTPRELSGGQRQRVAIARALAIDPEIVVLDEAVSALDVTVQARILELLTSLQDELGLTYLFISHDLAVVRRISHTVSVMRRGRIVEEGVTEELFHAPQHDYTRELLAAVPGRTEVSR
- a CDS encoding putative FMN-dependent luciferase-like monooxygenase — protein: MSAPSIAFFTRLLDDAAPAERYALATAQIQQAERHGIGRAWVAQHHFHAAEGGLPSPLVFLAHVAAQTSRIRLGTGVITLSIEDPVRVAEDATVADLLSGGRLDLGLGSGGTPSSFSPFGEDVRDKAVTYDRKLGVLLDALGGRDIGEGNALYPDASTLEERIWQATFSVPGGHRAGVHGHGLLLSRTQPRRADALHAPLSALQEPIVDAYLEALPAGVAPRITASRTVFVADDRAEALRFAEVGLRRAAEGFRRQGQTIPGDDSIEELITALDTHLGTPEQVAESLAADATLDRATEVAFQVHSVDAPHEQVLRSIELFAEQVAPALGYTVNPTLKEKA